One part of the Dermacentor andersoni chromosome 2, qqDerAnde1_hic_scaffold, whole genome shotgun sequence genome encodes these proteins:
- the LOC140216047 gene encoding LOW QUALITY PROTEIN: tigger transposable element-derived protein 4-like (The sequence of the model RefSeq protein was modified relative to this genomic sequence to represent the inferred CDS: inserted 2 bases in 1 codon; substituted 1 base at 1 genomic stop codon): MGIQDFKFTDGWIRGFKKRHGDSFKKVCGESSAVDQSTLTDYRTSKFKALLQEHAPADIFNCDKTGLFFKMLLDRSLSFTNEACAGGKHSKERVIVIVGANTVGTKKLPFLVIGKAKNLRCFMGAKNLPVWYSSNTKAWITQSLFEDYVHRLDRMFERQKRQVVIVVDNCGAHSTVNNLQAIRLEFLPPNTMSVLQPMDQRVIKNLKVHYRARLLGHTPMCFDNRKTYSVNLVSLLNMLADAWKAVQPSTIAKYSRHAGFCNYEEPVIEEANGTTEDFDTSEELIADLRSSGMDLPTAVTFHEFAAIDNNXEXCAELTDDEIVHQVTAPPQSDSDSNDDTSGRPQTSTQDIANPLKLLSSVYENNMTLAQMQADVITISRNLKQGTIHDFLSPV, translated from the exons atgggCATTCAGGACTTCAAGTTCACCGATGGGTGGATCCGTGGGTTTAAGAAAAGGCACGGAGATTCTTTCAAGAAAGTTTGTGGGGAGAGCAGTGCCGTGGATCAATCTACTCTCACGGATTACCGGACGAGTAAGTTCAAGGCTCTGCTACAAGAGCATGCTCCTGCAGACATTTTTAATTGTGACAAGACAGGCCTATTCTTCAAAATGCTGCTGGACCGTTCACTTTCCTTTACTAATGAGGCCTGTGCTGGTGGGAAGCATAGTAAGGAGAGGGTAATTGTCATTGTCGGGGCAAATACGGTTGGCACCAAGAAGCTGCCCTTTCTAGTGATAGGGAAGGCGAAAAACCTGCGTTGCTTCATGGGTGCAAAGAACCTGCCTGTGTGGTACAGCAGCAATACAAAGGCCTGGATTACACAAAGCTTGTTCGAAGATTACGTTCACCGTCTGGACCGGATGTTTGAGCGCCAGAAGAGGCAAGTGGTAATAGTCGTAGACAACTGCGGGGCGCACAGCACCGTAAACAACCTGCAAGCTATTCGTCTTGAATTCTTGCCGCCAAATACAATGAGTGTGCTCCAGCCGATGGACCAAAGGGTCATTAAAAACCTCAAGGTGCACTACCGGGCCCGTTTACTTGGCCACACACCGATGTGTTTTGACAACAGGAAGACGTACTCCGTTAACCTGGTCTCGCTACTCAACATGCTAGCAGATGCCTGGAAGGCTGTTCAGCCTTCGACAATTGCAAAATATTCTAGGCATGCTGGATTTTGCAACTATGAAGAGCCCGTGATTGAAGAGGCAAACGGTACCACTGAAGACTTCGACACCAGCGAGGAGCTGATTGCTGACTTGCGCAGCAGTGGGATGGACCTTCCCACTGCTGTTACTTTTCACGAGTTTGCCGCGATTGACAACAA AGAGTAGTGCGCAGAGCTTACGGACGACGAGATCGTGCACCAGGTGACCGCACCGCCACAAAGCGACTCGGACTCCAACGACGACACCTCTGGCCGCCCACAAACATCAACGCAAGACATTGCCAACCCTCTAAAATTGTTGTCTAGTGTGTATGAAAATAACATGACGCTTGCACAGATGCAAGCTGATGTCATTACAATAAGCAGGAATTTAAAACAAGGGACAATCCATGACTTTCTCAGTCCAGTTTAG